A segment of the Bacteroides acidifaciens genome:
CCATATACGGTGCCCGTGCAAGTAATGGTGTAATTTTAATTACAACAAAATCTGGCCAGACAGGACATCGGGAAATTAATTTCAGAGCAAATATAGGTCTCGGTTATGTTAATAATCCCTATGACTTTTTGGGCGCGGAAGATTATATTACAGTCCTTCGTACAGCCTATAAAAATACCCCGTGGGCAGCTACGGCAAATCTTACAGGTTCTACCGCCTTTGGCACGGGGAATAAGCTCGGTGCGAATATGGTGTGGAATATTATGGGGAAAACGGATGAAAATTCCTATCTTTTGAATATGGGCTGGCGAGAAATGCTGGACCCTTTGGACCCTTCTAAAACAATCATTTATAAAGAGACAAAACCGGAGGAGTATAATCTTCGTAATCCGGTAGTGACACAGGATTATACGGTTAGTATGTCGGGGGGGAATGATAAAGGAACTTATTATGCAAGTTTGGGTTATAACGACTCCCCCGGAGCTCCTATCACTACCGAATATAAACGTTATAATTTCACATTCAACGGTTCGTACAAAATTGCAGATTGGTTGAAAACGAATTCCAATGCGACTTTCAGTCGGGCTAATTATGTATGGTTAAACAACGACTGGGGGAAGGAAAGTGATTATTTTGGTCGGGTGATGAGCACTCCTCCTACTGTCCGTTTTGAAGACGAGGACGGTAATCCGACATTGGGCCCTAGTTCTGGAGACGGTAATCAGAATTATGTTGCAAAGAGTTACGATCAGGATAATGAACGGACAAAGTTTACTCTTATACAGTCATTAGAAGCTAATTTATTCAAGGGATTAGTCTTGAGGGCTTCTGCCAGTTGGTATTATTTTCATACTGTAGAAGAAAGTATGCGCAAGGACTATGAGACGGTTCCGGGGCAATGGAATCGAACCCGTTCAACTAGTGCAAGCTATTCTCGTCAGTTCTCTCAGACCTATAATGCTGTTCTAGATTATACGACTGTATTTTCTGCTGTTCATAATTTGAATATTATGTTTGGTAGTGAATTTTATGATCAGTATAATAACGGTTTCTCTGCATCCGGCTCTGGTGCTGCTACCGATGATTTTAAGGATTTAGGTCTGACCGATGCAGGTGAGGGTAAACGTCAGATAGATTCGAATCATAGTCGTTACCGTATTCTTTCTTATTTTGGACGCTTGAACTACGACTATGAGGGTAAATATTTGTTCTCCGGGGTATTTCGTTATGACGGTTATTCTTCTTTGCTGGGTAAGAATCGGTGGGGATTTTTTCCGGGAGTTTCCGGTGGCTGGGTTTTTACGAAAGAGGATTTTGTCAAGGAATCACTTCCTTTCCTCTATTATGGAAAGCTGAGGGCTAGTTACGGTTTGAACGGTAATGCCAGCGGAATCGGTCCATATACTCTTCAAGGTTCATATAATTCTAATAAATATCATGGCAACAATGGTTTTCTGATAGGTACTTTGCCTAATCCTTCTTTGCGTTGGGAAAAAACTGCTAGTTTTGATATAGGCTTGAATGTAGGACTCTTGGGAGGACGCTTGAATTTGGATATCGATTACTACAATCGTCTGACATCAGACAAGTATGCAGACTTCACCCTGCCTTCGACCACGGGATTCTCTTCTGTTAAGAACAATAATGGAAAATTGCGTAATAGCGGAATCGAATTACAACTCTCAGGTAAGGTGTTGGATGCCAGTGATTTTACTTGGGATGCATCTTTTAATATAACTTATAATAAGAATAAGATTATAGCCCTTCCTGATAATGGGCAGATACGAAACAGACAGAATGGACAGCAAGTGTATACCGGCCGGAAGGTTGTAAATCCGGGTACAGGTAAGTTGGAAGATGAGAAGGTGTATGTCGGAGGTTTTCAGGAGGGAATGGAGTATGGGATACTTGTCGGTTACCAGGCCGAGGGTATTTACAGAAGTGTTGATGATATTCCGGGAAATTTGGTTGTGACCTCGGGGAATGCTCAAGGTAAATATCAATATGGCCCTGAAGCTTGGAATAAACTTTCTGATAATGAGCGGGCAAAAGGCATAGCGTTAAAACCTGGAGATGTGAAATGGAAGGATGTAAATGGAGATGGGGTGATTGACCAGTATGATCAGGTTGTAATAGGAAATACTACTCCTCGTTGGTATGGTGGTTTTAATACCACAATGTCTTGGAAGGGACTTAGTTTGTATGCCCGTTTTGACTTTGCGCTTGGTTATTGGGTTTATGATGATAAGACTCCTTGGTTTTTAGGATGTATGCAGGGGACTTACAATACGACAAAGGATGTTTTTAATACATGGAGTGAAAGCAATCCAAACGCAAAATATCCCCGTTACGTATTTGCTGATCAGGTGGGAGCTGCCAATTACTATCGTACCTCAACTCTATTTGCTTCTAAGGGTAACTATTTAGGCATTAGAGAATTGTCTTTGTCATATACTCTTCCTCAAGAATTGTCTAAAAAACTGTATATGCAGAAACTGCAATTTTCAATAACGGGACAGAATTTGGGCTATTTAACTTCTGCCAGGACGGTAAGCCCGGAGATTTCGTCAGGATATCCCTTGCCACGTACCGTTATATTTGGCGTTAATGTTACATTTTAATAATTCGAAGTGAGATGAGAAATTTAAAGTTTATACATATTATGATGTTGAACATAGCTGCTATAGTGGCTACATCATGTGGGGATATGCTGGATCTCGCCCCGTTAGATAATTATGGAAGCACCAGCTATTGGAAAACAGAATCCCAAGTCAGTGCATATATTGACGGTCTTCATAAACAATTGCGAGATATGGCGGAACAGCATATTATCACTTTTGGTGAATTAAGGGGCGGACATTATAAGGATGGCGCAAGTGCAGATGGTCTGTCTATCTCTAGTGGGGAAATCCGTTTACAAAATCTGTCTAAGGAGACTCCCGGAGTTACCAAGTTTGGAAATATTTATGGCTGTATAACCAATATCAATCTTTTTATAGCTCGTGTAACTGATGCTAATTTCATTCCGGAAGCTAAAAAGAATTATTATCTTGGACAGGCGTATGGTCTTCGTGCCTTTTACTATTTTGATCTTTATAGAGTCTATGGTGGGGTACCAATTCGTCTTGGCGTGGAAGTTATTGATGGAGTGCTTGATCCGAATAAACTTACTTTGGGGAGAGCTAAACCAAGTGAAGTTATGTCACAGATTAAAAAGGATTTGGAAACCTCCCTACAATATTTTGGAGAGAATTCTGATTTTAATTCATATGGACATGGTGCCAAGGTGTATTGGTCAAAGGCGGCCACAGAATGTTTGGCAGGAGAGGTATATTTATGGAATTCCAAAGTAACTATCGGTGATAATAAAGCCACCGAATCGGATTTGTCAAAGGCCAAGAAGTTCTTGAAAGATGTAGAGGGTAACTATGGACTTCAATTGCAACAAGATTTTAAACGTATATTCAGTGCTGATAACAAAGGTAATAGTGAGGTGATAATGGCTGTGTCTTATATGGAGGGTGAAGCAGAAAACTCTCTTTCTCGTGGATATACCTATTCTCTTATTTCCGGAACGACTAACAAAGATAGTTTTAGAGAAGATGGAACGCCATGGGATGATGCGCTTGATATACAGAATAATGGTCAACAGAAATATGAGTATAAACTTTCGCTTTATAATAGTTTTGAAAAAGGTGATACTCGTTGTGACGCCACATTTATGCCTTCATATCGGAAAAAGGAAAGTGGAGAATTGTATGTATATGGCACTCATGTATGTAAAAATTTGGGCTCTCTCAATGCTCAGGGAAATAGAGTTTATGATGGTGATCTTATTCTTTACCGCTTATCCTGGGTATATCTAGCATTAGCCGAGATCGCTAATATGGAGAGTGATAATGCAAATGTTGAGAAATATATAAATTTAGTCAGAAATAGGGCGTATAAGTCTGAGGCAGGTTCACATATATATAAGGCATCTGATTTTCTAACTAATGAATTAGCTATTTTACATGAAAAGGATAAGGAGTTTGTACAGGAAGGACAACGTTGGTGGGATTTGTGCCGTATGAAGAATGCAAAGGACGGTATTCCATTAGTGTTCTGTATAGAAGGTGATATTGATAATAAAGTTGCTATTCTTGATCAGAAGACTGAGGCATATAAAGTTTTATGGCCGTTGGATCAGAATATACTTGATAATGATTCGGCATTGAAACAGACTCCTGGTTATGAATAGAAGAAGATATGACGAGAATATGTCCGGTTGGAAGGGAGGAGTTTCGTATTCCGGCTAGATATACTTTTATATCTGTTTATGGTAATATAAAGATAATATAAAATAATACGAAGTTGAGTTATGAAAAAAAGTATAATACCTTTATTAGCAGTTTTATTTTTCGGATGTTCAAACGACTTTTCTGACAGTTCCATTGATGTGCTGCGACCAGAGAAAGAAGATTCCGTTGAAAGAGTGGATAAATCGTGGGTTCTGATTTTTTCAGATGAATTTAATATTGATGGGGCCGTTGATTCCAAGAAGTGGAATTATACTCCCAGGGGAAATGTTGCTCATTCCTATTATTATAAGCCGAATGATACATCCGTTGCTTGGTGTGAAGATGGCTTGTTGAATCTCAAGTTTATGAAGGATGAAACAGATCCCCGCGGATATAAATCTGGAAGTATACGCACTGATAATGGAAAGTTTGATTTTACTTATGGTAAAGTAGAGATTAAAGCTAAGTTTTCATCAGGGAATGGTTCGTGGCCGGCTATATGGATGATGCCTGCCAATTCGGAACATGGAGGATGGCCTGCAAGTGGTGAAATAGATATAATGGAGCATATAAAAGATTTAGATGTTGCTGTACAATCGGTACATACTACTGGTACGGAGCAAAAGACATATCCTTTTGGTCATTCAGGGTCTAAATTCAAGCAGGGTGAATGGAATATATGGGGAATAGAATGGAACGATAAGAAAATTGATTTTACGGTAAATGGAGAAGTTTGCGCAACCTATTATAACAAAGGTTTGGGCGCAGTACAATGGCCCTTTGATATTCCTTTCTTCTTGATATTGAATGTTGCAGGTGGAAAGGGGATGGCTGGTCCTATAAATGAGAAACATTTGCCTTTTATCATGCAAGTGGATTATGTGCGGGTATATCAGTGGAAATAGTTTTTTGTAAATAGATTTATAGGGTCCTGAATGTACTCTATGATTTAGAATAATATTTATGGTGTAAAAGTTTGTTTTTGAGGTGATAGTGCCTGTCGAAGGGAGTTGTCAGCACTCTTGTGGTGACAACTCTTCTTTCGATGAGGTAATATTGTTTTTGAAGAAAGAATGGGTTTTTAATCTTTTTAATTTATAATCATATGAGATCAATTTTGTGCTATTTATTATTTGCTATAGGTGGGACTGTTACTTATGTATGCGCAGAAGAAAAGGAGCAAATCGGAGTGGATACACTTGAAAACATTTTGTTTGTTGATGATTTTGATGCGAAATGTGTTGTGCCCGATACAGCAATCTGGAAACTTTGTACGTATGGCAACAACGCCTGGTCACAGTATTTCAGGGGTGTGGATGGCTACGAAAATGTAAAGGTGGAGGATGGCTATTTGAAGTTGCGGGCCTGGAAGGACAACGGGATTTATAAAAATGGCGGGGTGTTTTCCAAAATAGGTTTTCCCTGTGGTACACGTTTGGAAGTTAAGGCCAGATTAACGAAATTGGTCCGTGGAGGTTTTCCTGCTATCTGGCAAATGCCTATAGGAGCGCCGAAATGGCCCAGAGGGGGAGAAATAGATCTTATGGAATGGGTACAAGGGAGTCCTAAGCAGATCTTTCAAACGGTACATACTTTTTATATAAATGGTGAAAATGGTTCTGCAGGAGTAACGAACAAGGAGCCTGATAAGAATTTTGATGTAACTAAAGATCATGTATATGCAGTGCAGCGGACTGAAAAGGAATTAATATTTTATGTCGACGGCAAAGAGACTTGGAAATATGAGAACCAACATTTGGATAAGGAGAAACTACAGTATCCATTTTGTGAATATCCCTTCAATATAATTCTAAATTTTTCATTGGGAGGTGAATTGAATGGCATGATGACATGGCCGGGAGAAATCCATGATGAAGATTTGCCGGGAGAAATGTGGGTTGACTGGGTGCGTGTTGTGTTGTTGGATAATAATAAAATCAATGAATGAATATCACTTCTGGAAAACATGTTTCTAAGAAGGAGGGGGATATGCTGAAATAGGTTCTTTATGTTATATAATTATTTTTCCCGCTTGAATTATAGCCAAAACTATGAATCTCCAAATGATGAAGCCTCTATATAAATGATAGTTGTCTGATGTATAAAATATAATGTCGTTTATTTATAACGGATTGAGATAGGAATTGCCTTCTTTTGTAAAATGTTATACAACGTTTATTCTGGTGTGAGATAGCTGATTACAATTAGTTCACTTTGCCGGATTAGTGTTTGTTGAATATTGGAAAACAACAGAAAAATATGACTTTACGTAGAGGACCGTAGAATCGTGGTCGTGGGTACGTTCCATTACTGCAGCTGAGAAAGACGTACATAAACATAGATACTCACAATGGGTTATTTTATTTTGTATTGTAAATGAAAGTAGTAGTTAGTCAACTATATAGTTAAGGGTAGAATGTTGGGAATGATATATATTTCAGCCCCCAGTTCTGCTAATAATAAATTTAAATAAGAATTATGATGAAAAAGATTTTTGTAGGCTTATTGCTATCTGGTATTGCCATTTGCCATGTAAGTGGACAAACTGCTTTGGAAGGAAACAAATTTGCGGATAATTGGGCAATAGGTATTAATGTGGGTGGCGTGACCCCATTGACTCATCACTCGTTTTTTAAAAACATGCGTTCGACAGTTGGAGTTCATGTAAGCAAACATTTAACCCCTACCTTTGGATTGGATTTTGAGGCAATGGGTTATTTTAATACAACAAAAAGTAAAACAGCATTTGATGAATCAAATGTAAGTTTGTTAGGACTGGTGAATTTAAATAATCTTTTTGGAGGTTATAGCGGTATTCCAAGAAGTTTTGAGATTGAGGCTGTGGCTGGTATTGGCTGGATGCATTATTATGTTGGTAGAAACATGGGGGAAGATCAAAATGGCATGTCTACTAAGTTAGGACTAAATTTTAATTTTAATTTAGGGGAAAGTAAGGCGTGGACTCTAGCTCTCAAACCGGCTCTTGTATATGATATGAATTCTATGGGTACGAAACCTGTATATTTTCATTCGGGGCGTGCCATGTGGGAGATTAGTGCTGGTTTGGTGTATCATTTCAGATGTAGCAATGGTGAACATCATTTTACTAAAGTAAGACCTTACGACCAGTCTGAATTTGATGCATTGAATGCTCAAATAAATCAACTTCGTTCAGAACTTGAACGCAATGATAATGTATTGCAGGATGCTAACCAAAAAGTGACAGATTTAGAAACAGCTTTGGAAGAGTACAGGAATCGAGAACCGAAAATTGTGAAAGATACGATTGACAATAGTAAAAAAACACTGGAGTCTGTGATTACTTTTCGTCAAGGTAGAATAACTATTGATAATTCTCAATTACCTAATGTTGAACGGATTGCAGTTTACTTGAGAAATCATAAAGAGGCAGGAGTTGTAATCAAGGGTTACGCTTCTCCGGAGGGTAGTGAAGAACTTAATGAGCGTATTGCGCGACAGCGTGCCGAGGCAGTTCAAAAGATGCTGGTTAATAAGTATGGGATTTCAAAGGATCGAATTGTTGCTGAAGGACAGGGAATTGGCTATATGTTTGAGGAACCGGATTGGAACCGGGTAAGTATTTGTACTATTAATTCTAAATAAGAAGTGATAGAAAAATAGAAGATGTATCCTAAATAGAAGCAGTTCTGCTTTATAATCATCAGACTTCCCCATTTATCGTAATAGTTTATGTGGTGGGGGAGTTTCTTGTATTTAGGAAGATATGTAAAATGAAGTAAGTGTTTATAGAATTACAGTTTTTGTTTGTAGTTTAAAAGTATGTGTTTTTAAAAAACAAACATAGTAAGCGAAGCGAGTTATTTTAAAATTAAACTACTTATTGAAATTAAACTACTTAGATTATAACATGAAATTGCTTTATTTGTCGGAACATCATTCCTGTTTTAATTATGGAATTAAAATAGACAGTGGTTTTACCCAATACAGATTGTCTGCGCAAGAATCCGGACAGATTGATAATAGTTGTTGTTTTTGTATTTTATTTCTTTTGAAAGGAGAATTATCTGTTAATATAGGCAGGGAGCATAATATACACCTTTTAGAGCATAACATGCTGCTTATACCGCGGCATGAAGAAAATAGGGTTGAAGGTATTGTGTCGGCAGAATGTTTGTTGTTGTTTTGGAATAAGCAGATAACGGCTTGTGACAAAATGTATTTTGAATCAATTTCACATGTAAAAATGGAGAACGGTAATAATTGCATTTTACCAATCCGAAAGCCTCTGTTATATATTTTGAGGCAGTTACTTTTTTATCTGGATACAGGATTGCTATGTAGGCATATGCATATTCTTAAGCAGCAGGAAATCATTCTTGCATTGAGGGGATTTTATACTAAATCAGAACTTGCTGCCTTCTTTTCTAGAACGACTGGAGTAAGACGGAAGTTCGAGGATTTTGTACTGGATAATTATAAGAATGTGAAAACGGTGAAAGAATTTGCAAGTTTGTGTTGTGTTTCGGAACGCTCTTTTAATCGTAAGTTTCAAGAGAGTTTTAGCCAGAGCCCTTACCGATGGATGCAGGAGCGGAGGGCTGAATTGGTTCGTGAGAAAATTTGTGATCCGGATATTGCTTTCCGGGAAATAGCTATGGACTTTGGGTTTAGCTCTCCTGCGCATCTGACTTGTTATTGTAAAAAGTTATTTGGTATAACTCCAACTGAACTGAGAAGTAATTATAATAAGGGAAATGAAATTTAGACTGTAATGTGTTCATAGCTCTTGTCGATATGCCCGGTGTTCAGAAGAGGTATGGGCTGGGGCTAGAATATATACATGCACAGCGCAGTCGTCAAGCTGTTTAGTGGGTATATATATCCATTGTGGTGGCTATATATGTACACCACGGTGGCAATATATATACAGTACGGTGAATCTATATGTCCAATATGTTGGTTATGTAGACATATATTAGGATAGATGTGTGTGTAATTTATTTATTGATTTTGCAGTTTTTTGAGAAGCTGAAGGCTGAAAGGCTATTTTTATGAGCGCTTTCAGCCGGGATGCCGATGAATAGGGGGTTGCAGAGGAAACTGAAAGCTGAAAGCAACTTTCCCTACTTTTTGTTGGGTGGGATAAAAGGTATCAAAAGAGCCTGCTCTGATTTCAATCTAAGTACTTCTTCTATCTGAGTTGTCTACTTCATTTGTTAAAGTCTTGTACTTTTTCTGTCTCGTTCTTGTACTTTACTTTACCAGCTCTTGTACTTCATTTTCCCAACTCTTGTACTATTATTCTACAATCCACCTCTCAATATTCCTTGTCTGACTACTGAAGTTA
Coding sequences within it:
- a CDS encoding SusC/RagA family TonB-linked outer membrane protein, whose amino-acid sequence is MKKSFILFVCLLCSIVVVAQQKSITGIITDTAGEAVIGASVVEVGTTNGTVSDVDGNFTLSVSDNASIQVSFIGFSSQTLSVQGKMNFKIILKEDSELLQEVVVTGYGGKVSRAKLTNSISTVSPQILEKGIYTNPSQALSGSVPGLKVSLTSGNPTSSPKVILRGGTEFDGSGGPLVIVDGQLRDNFDDINPQDIASMDVLKDAGATAIYGARASNGVILITTKSGQTGHREINFRANIGLGYVNNPYDFLGAEDYITVLRTAYKNTPWAATANLTGSTAFGTGNKLGANMVWNIMGKTDENSYLLNMGWREMLDPLDPSKTIIYKETKPEEYNLRNPVVTQDYTVSMSGGNDKGTYYASLGYNDSPGAPITTEYKRYNFTFNGSYKIADWLKTNSNATFSRANYVWLNNDWGKESDYFGRVMSTPPTVRFEDEDGNPTLGPSSGDGNQNYVAKSYDQDNERTKFTLIQSLEANLFKGLVLRASASWYYFHTVEESMRKDYETVPGQWNRTRSTSASYSRQFSQTYNAVLDYTTVFSAVHNLNIMFGSEFYDQYNNGFSASGSGAATDDFKDLGLTDAGEGKRQIDSNHSRYRILSYFGRLNYDYEGKYLFSGVFRYDGYSSLLGKNRWGFFPGVSGGWVFTKEDFVKESLPFLYYGKLRASYGLNGNASGIGPYTLQGSYNSNKYHGNNGFLIGTLPNPSLRWEKTASFDIGLNVGLLGGRLNLDIDYYNRLTSDKYADFTLPSTTGFSSVKNNNGKLRNSGIELQLSGKVLDASDFTWDASFNITYNKNKIIALPDNGQIRNRQNGQQVYTGRKVVNPGTGKLEDEKVYVGGFQEGMEYGILVGYQAEGIYRSVDDIPGNLVVTSGNAQGKYQYGPEAWNKLSDNERAKGIALKPGDVKWKDVNGDGVIDQYDQVVIGNTTPRWYGGFNTTMSWKGLSLYARFDFALGYWVYDDKTPWFLGCMQGTYNTTKDVFNTWSESNPNAKYPRYVFADQVGAANYYRTSTLFASKGNYLGIRELSLSYTLPQELSKKLYMQKLQFSITGQNLGYLTSARTVSPEISSGYPLPRTVIFGVNVTF
- a CDS encoding RagB/SusD family nutrient uptake outer membrane protein, encoding MRNLKFIHIMMLNIAAIVATSCGDMLDLAPLDNYGSTSYWKTESQVSAYIDGLHKQLRDMAEQHIITFGELRGGHYKDGASADGLSISSGEIRLQNLSKETPGVTKFGNIYGCITNINLFIARVTDANFIPEAKKNYYLGQAYGLRAFYYFDLYRVYGGVPIRLGVEVIDGVLDPNKLTLGRAKPSEVMSQIKKDLETSLQYFGENSDFNSYGHGAKVYWSKAATECLAGEVYLWNSKVTIGDNKATESDLSKAKKFLKDVEGNYGLQLQQDFKRIFSADNKGNSEVIMAVSYMEGEAENSLSRGYTYSLISGTTNKDSFREDGTPWDDALDIQNNGQQKYEYKLSLYNSFEKGDTRCDATFMPSYRKKESGELYVYGTHVCKNLGSLNAQGNRVYDGDLILYRLSWVYLALAEIANMESDNANVEKYINLVRNRAYKSEAGSHIYKASDFLTNELAILHEKDKEFVQEGQRWWDLCRMKNAKDGIPLVFCIEGDIDNKVAILDQKTEAYKVLWPLDQNILDNDSALKQTPGYE
- a CDS encoding glycoside hydrolase family 16 protein, which produces MKKSIIPLLAVLFFGCSNDFSDSSIDVLRPEKEDSVERVDKSWVLIFSDEFNIDGAVDSKKWNYTPRGNVAHSYYYKPNDTSVAWCEDGLLNLKFMKDETDPRGYKSGSIRTDNGKFDFTYGKVEIKAKFSSGNGSWPAIWMMPANSEHGGWPASGEIDIMEHIKDLDVAVQSVHTTGTEQKTYPFGHSGSKFKQGEWNIWGIEWNDKKIDFTVNGEVCATYYNKGLGAVQWPFDIPFFLILNVAGGKGMAGPINEKHLPFIMQVDYVRVYQWK
- a CDS encoding glycoside hydrolase family 16 protein, whose product is MRSILCYLLFAIGGTVTYVCAEEKEQIGVDTLENILFVDDFDAKCVVPDTAIWKLCTYGNNAWSQYFRGVDGYENVKVEDGYLKLRAWKDNGIYKNGGVFSKIGFPCGTRLEVKARLTKLVRGGFPAIWQMPIGAPKWPRGGEIDLMEWVQGSPKQIFQTVHTFYINGENGSAGVTNKEPDKNFDVTKDHVYAVQRTEKELIFYVDGKETWKYENQHLDKEKLQYPFCEYPFNIILNFSLGGELNGMMTWPGEIHDEDLPGEMWVDWVRVVLLDNNKINE
- a CDS encoding OmpA family protein, with amino-acid sequence MKKIFVGLLLSGIAICHVSGQTALEGNKFADNWAIGINVGGVTPLTHHSFFKNMRSTVGVHVSKHLTPTFGLDFEAMGYFNTTKSKTAFDESNVSLLGLVNLNNLFGGYSGIPRSFEIEAVAGIGWMHYYVGRNMGEDQNGMSTKLGLNFNFNLGESKAWTLALKPALVYDMNSMGTKPVYFHSGRAMWEISAGLVYHFRCSNGEHHFTKVRPYDQSEFDALNAQINQLRSELERNDNVLQDANQKVTDLETALEEYRNREPKIVKDTIDNSKKTLESVITFRQGRITIDNSQLPNVERIAVYLRNHKEAGVVIKGYASPEGSEELNERIARQRAEAVQKMLVNKYGISKDRIVAEGQGIGYMFEEPDWNRVSICTINSK
- a CDS encoding helix-turn-helix transcriptional regulator, with amino-acid sequence MKLLYLSEHHSCFNYGIKIDSGFTQYRLSAQESGQIDNSCCFCILFLLKGELSVNIGREHNIHLLEHNMLLIPRHEENRVEGIVSAECLLLFWNKQITACDKMYFESISHVKMENGNNCILPIRKPLLYILRQLLFYLDTGLLCRHMHILKQQEIILALRGFYTKSELAAFFSRTTGVRRKFEDFVLDNYKNVKTVKEFASLCCVSERSFNRKFQESFSQSPYRWMQERRAELVREKICDPDIAFREIAMDFGFSSPAHLTCYCKKLFGITPTELRSNYNKGNEI